A DNA window from Undibacterium sp. YM2 contains the following coding sequences:
- a CDS encoding HD-GYP domain-containing protein, producing MNTATSVDSFTCPEFLAMERSIIDDFVDCTREACEEAEACVKELNNQGGAAYVHRLFRAMHSLKGNCQMVGLIPFVELLHRLEEIVARVRAEQDPYFRELGEFLLLAIDEVEDLLNDLIAHGRTSDVRRQKLYELCAALQKTVVGGFQAQQFKEAIATLDGKAANKENVVRAPKVLLELSDDMAMMQKIAQQIDNLSIYRKNRSEQSAQLTEALNEALGLPVNAQQLKAASLMHDVGMAFIPHSIFNKEAGLSREELKILQEHVVTASQILLRFGGWDEAARIVLDHHERYDGSGYPNGLKAEQIHSGARILAIVDTFCSVTNERSDRSYKRSLLSAISEINANIESQFDPAMVEMFNDVVRKLIARQ from the coding sequence ATGAACACAGCCACAAGCGTTGATAGTTTCACTTGTCCTGAGTTTCTGGCCATGGAGCGCAGCATCATCGATGACTTTGTCGATTGCACGCGTGAAGCTTGTGAAGAGGCAGAGGCCTGCGTCAAAGAGCTCAATAATCAGGGCGGTGCGGCCTATGTACACCGCCTGTTCCGCGCCATGCATTCACTCAAGGGCAATTGCCAGATGGTTGGCCTGATTCCCTTTGTCGAGTTATTGCACAGGCTGGAAGAAATCGTCGCCAGGGTCAGGGCAGAGCAGGACCCTTATTTTCGCGAGCTGGGTGAATTCTTGCTGCTGGCCATTGATGAAGTCGAGGATTTGCTCAATGACCTGATCGCCCATGGGCGCACCAGCGACGTCAGGCGCCAGAAGCTATATGAACTTTGTGCCGCCTTGCAAAAAACCGTCGTTGGTGGCTTTCAGGCCCAGCAATTCAAGGAGGCGATTGCTACACTGGATGGCAAAGCCGCCAATAAGGAAAATGTTGTCAGGGCACCGAAGGTGTTGCTGGAATTATCAGACGACATGGCGATGATGCAAAAAATTGCCCAGCAGATTGATAATCTCAGCATCTATAGAAAAAATCGTAGCGAACAGTCTGCTCAATTGACGGAAGCTCTGAATGAGGCCCTGGGCTTGCCAGTCAATGCGCAGCAATTAAAGGCTGCGTCCTTGATGCATGATGTAGGCATGGCCTTTATCCCGCACAGTATCTTTAATAAGGAAGCGGGTTTATCCAGGGAAGAATTGAAGATACTGCAGGAGCATGTGGTGACGGCCAGCCAGATTCTTTTGCGCTTTGGCGGCTGGGATGAAGCTGCGCGTATAGTACTGGATCATCATGAACGCTACGACGGCTCAGGTTACCCGAATGGTTTGAAGGCTGAACAGATACATTCTGGCGCCCGCATACTGGCGATAGTCGATACTTTCTGTTCAGTCACCAATGAACGTTCTGACCGCAGCTACAAACGCAGCTTGCTGAGTGCGATTTCCGAGATCAATGCCAATATTGAAAGCCAGTTTGATCCCGCCATGGTAGAGATGTTCAATGACGTGGTACGCAAGCTGATCGCCAGGCAATAA
- a CDS encoding GNAT family N-acetyltransferase has protein sequence MQISKVPEISHKDVRLRSIRRSDAAAWYDYLKNPDVIRHTSWNLSAAADLLPQFEAYESAAPDTPIRLAIVSREEDRLIGTVGFHTISGINRSAELAYDLAPEYWGKGVMQAAAMALCQWGFQQAGYKRIQATVLETNFHSMQLLERMGFEREGHLRAFRMVRGTPGNFWMYSRLHPDIA, from the coding sequence ATGCAGATAAGTAAAGTACCTGAAATTTCACACAAGGATGTCCGCTTACGCAGCATACGCCGCAGTGATGCAGCAGCCTGGTATGACTATCTCAAAAATCCGGATGTGATCAGACATACCAGCTGGAACCTTAGTGCGGCAGCAGATCTGTTACCGCAGTTCGAAGCATATGAAAGCGCTGCACCTGATACCCCTATTCGTCTTGCCATCGTCAGCAGGGAAGAAGACAGGTTGATAGGTACGGTCGGTTTTCATACCATTTCCGGCATCAACCGTAGTGCGGAACTTGCCTATGACCTGGCACCTGAATACTGGGGCAAGGGTGTCATGCAAGCTGCTGCAATGGCACTGTGTCAATGGGGCTTTCAGCAGGCTGGCTATAAGCGCATCCAGGCGACTGTGCTGGAAACCAATTTCCATTCCATGCAACTGCTGGAGCGCATGGGTTTTGAACGAGAAGGCCATCTGCGGGCTTTTCGGATGGTGCGCGGCACACCGGGCAATTTCTGGATGTATTCACGTTTGCATCCTGATATTGCCTGA
- a CDS encoding GGDEF domain-containing protein, whose translation MLLKRSKEEVVLLMLCGLSIPSILPFGIVRLFQGNFLMATVDLLIVLGMLCIIVFVWRTRRVRLAGLAVTVFYSMGMLAAVYVKGVPIAYWVYPTMIAAFFILRAKEALMINSISLIVLIVILHKAMQLLDLSSLVVTLVLINLFSYIFSDRTSLQHFELNQQAEKDFLTGAGNRRAFDKQLQTICAKDEVHTDVCILILDLDHFKRINDQFGHMVGDQVLIQFCALLRSRIRTADCFFRYGGEEFVVIAMGADDIAAARFAEELRTLVEKAQLLRDYPVTVSIGVAKKIAGEDGQAWFQRADAKLYEAKLAGRNAVRVAGNDSV comes from the coding sequence ATGTTGTTAAAACGCTCAAAAGAAGAAGTAGTCTTGCTCATGCTTTGTGGCCTGAGCATACCGAGCATCCTTCCTTTTGGCATAGTGCGCCTGTTCCAGGGTAATTTTTTGATGGCAACAGTTGATCTGTTGATCGTGCTGGGTATGTTGTGCATCATCGTTTTTGTCTGGCGTACCAGGCGCGTGCGCCTGGCCGGGCTTGCTGTCACTGTGTTTTATTCCATGGGCATGCTGGCGGCTGTGTATGTCAAGGGCGTGCCTATCGCTTACTGGGTTTATCCCACCATGATCGCTGCCTTTTTCATACTCAGGGCAAAAGAAGCCCTGATGATCAACAGCATTTCATTGATCGTGCTGATCGTGATTTTGCACAAAGCCATGCAGTTGCTGGACCTGTCCAGCCTGGTCGTCACCCTGGTGTTGATCAATCTGTTTTCCTATATTTTTTCTGACCGCACCAGCCTCCAGCATTTTGAACTGAACCAGCAGGCAGAAAAAGACTTTTTAACCGGTGCTGGCAACCGCCGTGCGTTTGACAAGCAGTTACAGACCATCTGCGCCAAGGATGAAGTACATACCGATGTTTGCATCCTGATCCTTGATCTTGACCACTTCAAGCGCATCAATGACCAGTTTGGACACATGGTGGGTGACCAGGTTCTTATACAGTTTTGCGCACTGCTGCGCTCGCGCATACGCACGGCAGACTGTTTCTTCCGCTATGGCGGCGAAGAATTTGTCGTCATTGCGATGGGGGCAGACGATATTGCCGCTGCCAGGTTTGCCGAGGAATTGCGCACCCTGGTAGAAAAGGCGCAATTGCTGCGTGATTATCCCGTAACCGTCTCCATAGGTGTGGCAAAGAAAATTGCCGGAGAAGATGGTCAGGCATGGTTCCAGCGTGCTGACGCCAAGCTTTATGAAGCCAAACTGGCCGGGCGCAATGCAGTGCGGGTGGCTGGCAATGACAGCGTTTGA
- a CDS encoding outer membrane lipoprotein-sorting protein → MKTAIHTIALLLAATTGLARADEVGDILKAADQFRVGSENMQVETEITTFAKDGSKEKERNYLVFSQVNHQSLVLMKSPAEKGQKVLMLGDDFWMLLPGSQRPLRITPMQKLLGDASIGDVATMSWAQDYTGKIIGEEKCDDKACVHLSLNAVRKSVAYQRIEVWLGKSKHEPIKADLYVQSEKLAKQARFVFDKPQAPTAVTEMFLLDQLSSHKETRVRYLGRKQKTVPEQWLNPMFLAKNPSLE, encoded by the coding sequence ATGAAAACAGCCATACACACTATCGCTTTATTGCTCGCAGCAACAACAGGTCTGGCCAGGGCAGATGAGGTTGGCGACATCCTCAAAGCTGCCGATCAGTTCAGGGTAGGTAGCGAGAACATGCAGGTAGAAACAGAGATCACCACTTTTGCCAAAGATGGCAGCAAGGAAAAAGAAAGAAACTACCTGGTGTTTTCACAAGTCAATCATCAATCTCTGGTGCTCATGAAAAGCCCGGCAGAAAAAGGGCAAAAGGTCTTGATGCTGGGTGATGATTTCTGGATGCTCTTGCCTGGCAGCCAGCGCCCGCTGCGCATCACACCCATGCAAAAATTACTCGGCGATGCATCCATAGGCGACGTCGCCACCATGAGCTGGGCCCAGGATTACACCGGCAAGATCATAGGCGAAGAAAAATGCGATGACAAAGCCTGTGTACACCTGAGTCTGAATGCAGTACGCAAATCAGTCGCCTATCAGCGCATAGAGGTATGGCTGGGCAAGAGCAAGCACGAACCGATCAAGGCTGATCTCTACGTGCAATCCGAAAAGCTCGCGAAACAGGCCCGTTTTGTCTTTGACAAGCCACAGGCACCAACAGCCGTGACAGAAATGTTTTTGCTAGATCAACTGAGCAGCCACAAAGAAACCCGGGTGCGCTATCTGGGCCGCAAGCAAAAAACCGTGCCTGAACAATGGTTGAACCCCATGTTCCTGGCCAAGAATCCCAGTCTGGAGTAG
- a CDS encoding FtsX-like permease family protein, translating into MKLSWLKFAFYNTLRNRRRSAITVVIAALGTAAILLAGGFAYSTYEGLAQISARSTGHLTIGKPQHFTSDQDVPLQYGLDNAASLQSKLLTDPAVRYVLPRIEYSGLISNGDKSTIMMAVGIDPDAEFSVKGPTLTLKEGELLQTESAEAEIVLGDALARSLKAKPGSNLTLMASTTDGALNAVDVTVKGLVSTGVPDLDKRLVYSNIKTAQKLLNTQRISSLGVFLNSMDATLPAQARLAKVFPELTVQNWLEQAFFYKSVRDLYNRIFGALGAIISVIVVFVVANAMAMAIIERTREVGTLRAMGTLPGQLIRSFSFEGMILGGTGAIAGALLAISVALLLMVFPVEMPPPPGRSSGYPLLITIDAAMYAITVFMMIALSMLSSAFIARKTLRQPIVDALAHN; encoded by the coding sequence ATGAAACTCAGCTGGCTCAAATTTGCCTTTTACAATACCCTGCGCAACCGCCGCCGTTCTGCTATTACCGTGGTCATCGCTGCGCTAGGTACAGCAGCGATATTGCTGGCTGGTGGCTTTGCCTATTCGACTTACGAAGGTCTGGCGCAGATATCCGCACGCAGCACCGGCCACCTGACCATAGGCAAACCCCAGCATTTCACCAGTGACCAGGATGTGCCCCTGCAATATGGTCTGGACAACGCAGCGTCCCTGCAAAGCAAGCTCTTGACTGATCCGGCAGTGCGTTATGTCTTGCCACGCATAGAATATAGCGGCCTGATCAGCAATGGCGACAAATCCACGATCATGATGGCGGTAGGTATAGACCCGGATGCTGAATTCTCGGTCAAAGGCCCTACCCTGACATTGAAAGAAGGCGAACTCCTGCAAACCGAATCAGCAGAGGCAGAAATCGTCCTGGGTGATGCACTGGCACGCAGCCTGAAAGCCAAACCCGGCAGCAACCTGACGCTGATGGCCAGCACGACTGATGGTGCGCTGAATGCGGTTGATGTCACCGTCAAGGGCCTGGTATCTACGGGTGTGCCTGACCTGGATAAACGCCTCGTGTATTCAAACATCAAGACTGCACAAAAGCTCTTGAATACCCAGCGTATTTCCAGCCTTGGTGTATTCCTTAACTCCATGGATGCGACCCTGCCTGCCCAAGCCAGACTGGCGAAAGTCTTTCCTGAACTGACGGTGCAAAACTGGCTGGAACAAGCCTTCTTTTATAAATCTGTACGTGATTTGTATAACCGCATCTTTGGTGCTCTGGGTGCCATCATCAGCGTCATCGTGGTGTTCGTGGTTGCCAATGCCATGGCCATGGCCATCATAGAACGCACCCGTGAAGTTGGCACACTGCGTGCCATGGGTACCTTGCCGGGGCAACTGATACGCAGTTTTTCATTTGAAGGAATGATACTAGGCGGCACAGGTGCCATCGCCGGTGCCCTGCTGGCGATTTCCGTTGCATTGCTGCTCATGGTGTTCCCGGTTGAAATGCCACCACCACCAGGGCGCTCCAGCGGTTACCCCTTACTGATCACGATAGATGCTGCCATGTATGCCATCACCGTGTTCATGATGATTGCCTTGTCGATGCTGTCGTCAGCCTTCATCGCCCGTAAAACCCTGCGTCAGCCTATCGTCGATGCACTCGCTCATAATTAA
- a CDS encoding ABC transporter ATP-binding protein, translated as MSLAPAIELHAVHKTYQLGAHVVKALQGIDLTLQRGELLALTGPSGSGKSTILNLCGLIDHADAGDILLNGVNINEYNETQKTLQRRDTIGFIFQSFNLVPVMTVAENVDYPLFLTGVPVAERRERVAAQLKAVGLHEHAQHLPDALSGGQRQRVAIARALIKRPSLVIADEPTASLDSHTADQVLDLMRERGHAEGVAFIIASHDNRLTSRSDRIVSLLDGRLQ; from the coding sequence ATGAGCCTTGCACCTGCCATAGAACTGCATGCAGTTCATAAAACTTATCAACTCGGCGCTCATGTCGTCAAGGCTTTGCAAGGCATAGACCTGACATTGCAGCGTGGTGAACTGCTGGCACTGACCGGCCCGTCCGGCAGTGGCAAGAGCACGATACTGAACCTGTGCGGCCTGATAGACCATGCGGATGCTGGCGACATCTTGCTTAACGGTGTCAACATCAATGAATACAATGAAACACAAAAGACCCTGCAAAGACGAGACACCATAGGTTTTATTTTCCAGAGTTTTAATTTGGTGCCTGTCATGACGGTGGCTGAGAATGTCGATTACCCGCTATTCCTGACTGGTGTACCTGTCGCAGAACGACGTGAACGGGTGGCCGCACAACTGAAAGCCGTTGGCCTGCATGAACACGCCCAGCATTTGCCGGATGCCTTGTCTGGCGGCCAGCGCCAAAGGGTGGCGATTGCCCGCGCCCTCATCAAGCGCCCAAGCCTGGTAATTGCAGATGAACCCACGGCCAGCCTGGATTCACACACCGCCGACCAGGTACTGGACCTGATGCGTGAACGCGGCCATGCCGAAGGCGTGGCCTTCATCATCGCCAGCCATGATAACCGCCTGACTAGCCGCAGCGACCGCATCGTGTCGCTGCTGGATGGGAGATTGCAATGA